The proteins below are encoded in one region of Nonomuraea helvata:
- a CDS encoding twin-arginine translocation signal domain-containing protein gives MLNRRGFLGAAAITPLLVACSSNTPQSAQKVGTNSKAGLKAALPAYVPSTAVKPDIPSLTGSGGGVTDPGFLSYPADPVATVTGVPGKGGSYTAITPLWGTVPPANNSFYQAMNKALGANLTMKPADGNNYNTIVPPMAAAKKLPDWIQLPIWWNTPFGTDRLVGTQLADLTPYLAGDKVKKYPNPWPTT, from the coding sequence ATGTTGAACCGCAGAGGCTTCCTCGGCGCAGCCGCGATCACTCCCCTGCTCGTCGCTTGCAGCAGCAACACTCCCCAGTCGGCGCAGAAGGTCGGCACGAACTCCAAGGCCGGGCTCAAGGCCGCGCTCCCCGCCTACGTGCCGAGCACCGCCGTCAAGCCGGACATCCCCTCACTCACCGGCTCCGGCGGAGGCGTCACCGACCCGGGCTTCCTGAGCTACCCGGCCGACCCGGTCGCCACCGTCACCGGCGTTCCGGGCAAGGGCGGCAGCTACACCGCGATCACCCCACTCTGGGGCACGGTTCCGCCCGCGAACAACTCCTTCTACCAGGCCATGAACAAGGCCCTGGGCGCCAACCTCACCATGAAGCCCGCCGACGGCAACAACTACAACACCATCGTCCCGCCGATGGCGGCGGCCAAGAAGCTGCCCGACTGGATCCAACTCCCCATCTGGTGGAACACCCCCTTCGGCACCGACCGGCTGGTCGGCACCCAGCTCGCCGACCTGACCCCCTACCTGGCCGGTGACAAGGTCAAGAAGTATCCCAATCCGTGGCCGACTACATGA
- a CDS encoding ABC transporter permease, translating into MVVPAVVLLLIFNYVPMVGVITAFQYYDPLIGIWDSDWAGLDQFQQLFADSRFWDALANTLYLSFVQLILFFPIPIALAMLLNSVLSERVRNFVQSVVYLPHFFSWVLVITIFQQMLGGAGALNQFLRSHNLGTWDVMTNPDTFALLVTFQGVWKEAGWGIIVFLAALAAINPGLYEAAAADGAGPFRRMWHITLPGLRGVIVLMLVLRLGGALSVGFEQFLIQREAVGHDAAEVLDTYAFYYGIATTNYSFGAAAGLFKSVISLLLIWGANKLAHSFGEDGLYRK; encoded by the coding sequence ATGGTCGTGCCGGCGGTCGTCCTGCTTCTGATCTTCAACTACGTCCCGATGGTCGGCGTCATCACCGCCTTCCAGTACTACGACCCGCTGATCGGGATCTGGGACAGCGACTGGGCAGGCCTCGACCAGTTCCAGCAGCTCTTCGCCGACTCGCGCTTCTGGGACGCGCTGGCGAACACGCTCTATCTGAGCTTCGTCCAGCTCATCCTGTTCTTCCCGATCCCGATCGCGCTGGCGATGCTGCTCAACTCGGTGCTCAGCGAGCGGGTGCGCAACTTCGTCCAGTCCGTGGTCTACCTGCCGCATTTCTTCTCGTGGGTGCTGGTCATCACGATCTTCCAGCAGATGCTGGGCGGCGCGGGCGCGCTCAACCAGTTCCTGCGCTCGCACAACCTCGGTACCTGGGACGTGATGACCAATCCGGACACCTTCGCGCTCCTGGTCACCTTCCAGGGCGTGTGGAAGGAGGCGGGCTGGGGGATCATCGTCTTCCTGGCCGCGCTGGCCGCCATCAACCCCGGCCTGTACGAGGCGGCGGCCGCCGACGGCGCCGGACCCTTCCGGCGGATGTGGCACATCACCCTGCCGGGCCTGCGCGGGGTGATCGTGCTGATGCTGGTGCTTCGCCTGGGCGGAGCGCTGTCCGTCGGCTTCGAGCAGTTCCTCATCCAGCGTGAGGCGGTCGGCCACGACGCCGCCGAGGTGCTCGACACGTACGCCTTCTACTACGGCATCGCCACGACGAACTACAGCTTCGGCGCGGCGGCGGGGCTCTTCAAGAGCGTGATCTCGCTCCTGCTCATCTGGGGCGCCAACAAGCTGGCGCACTCCTTCGGCGAGGACGGGTTGTACCGGAAATGA
- a CDS encoding glycoside hydrolase family 36 N-terminal domain-containing protein: MTSITWGHDALRLEISDARLTYVGPPGGERHRATLPLLEVIATGHGHHWSSHRLIDTAIGARMRYRRHHATDDVLTVELHDPESGLAAEVIYRSPDSLPVLRSEAILRNEGEHTLILESVTSLVVGGLAVDSTDLLWADNDWLAEYRWQRRPLRLTSQGAVWAYPQPEDSLDEVAFTMISALLGRIHLSGRLADLDPDARALVHEAVAVYKAIRADLPQGVPSWPLGLPGWDDPWVALAMQAPTATYLAVWRRGAEATLRLPYPHRAELLYPSSSKAVIGQGPQLTVTLPTAPSAVLLRLL, from the coding sequence GTGACCAGCATCACTTGGGGCCATGACGCCCTACGACTCGAGATCAGTGACGCTCGCCTGACCTACGTCGGCCCGCCCGGCGGCGAGCGCCACCGAGCGACGCTGCCCCTGCTGGAGGTGATCGCGACCGGGCACGGCCACCACTGGTCCAGCCACCGGCTCATCGACACCGCCATCGGCGCGCGGATGCGCTACCGGCGGCACCACGCCACCGACGACGTGCTCACCGTCGAGCTGCACGACCCGGAGAGCGGTCTTGCCGCAGAGGTGATCTACCGGTCGCCGGACAGTCTGCCTGTGCTTCGCAGCGAGGCGATCCTTCGGAACGAAGGCGAGCACACGCTGATCCTGGAGTCAGTCACCTCGCTCGTGGTCGGTGGTCTCGCCGTGGACTCCACGGACCTGCTGTGGGCCGACAACGACTGGCTCGCCGAATACCGGTGGCAACGCAGGCCGCTGCGCCTCACCTCGCAGGGCGCCGTCTGGGCCTATCCGCAGCCCGAGGACTCGCTGGATGAGGTGGCCTTCACCATGATCAGCGCGCTCCTCGGCCGGATCCACCTGTCCGGCCGCCTCGCGGACCTCGATCCCGACGCCCGCGCCCTCGTCCACGAGGCCGTCGCCGTCTACAAGGCCATCCGGGCCGACCTGCCGCAGGGCGTACCCTCCTGGCCACTCGGCCTCCCCGGCTGGGACGACCCGTGGGTCGCGCTCGCCATGCAGGCCCCGACGGCCACCTATCTCGCCGTCTGGCGGCGTGGGGCCGAAGCCACCCTCCGCCTGCCGTACCCGCACCGCGCGGAACTGCTCTATCCCTCCAGCAGCAAGGCGGTGATCGGGCAGGGTCCGCAGCTCACCGTGACCCTGCCCACCGCTCCGTCAGCAGTGCTGCTCCGCCTCCTATGA
- a CDS encoding carbohydrate ABC transporter permease, which yields MTQRPSWQEPPAPAGQSAKGLTLGGVLLMVLVPLWIVVLTSLSTKGAINRAGGLVIWPDGLTFEAYEEMLTDSTVRTALLVSFGITIVGTAISMVVSILCAYGLSRSNSFGHRFILVLLIITMFVSGGLIPTFLVVTGLGGYGQWWALILPGAVSVFNILILRSFYSSTAAELIDAARIDGGSEWRILWSIVLPTSRAVTAVISLFYAVGYWNSFFNVMLYMPTESEKWPLQYVLLTYVNRGVGMPGSVNSGFGMEHAQTAPLSLQMAVVVLTLVPLVIVYPFVQKHFRTGVLTGAIKG from the coding sequence ATGACGCAACGACCAAGTTGGCAGGAGCCGCCGGCCCCGGCCGGCCAGTCGGCCAAGGGCCTCACCCTCGGCGGGGTGCTGCTCATGGTGCTGGTCCCGCTCTGGATCGTCGTGCTGACCAGCCTGTCGACCAAAGGCGCCATCAACCGGGCCGGCGGCCTGGTGATCTGGCCCGACGGTCTCACCTTCGAGGCGTACGAGGAGATGCTGACCGACTCCACTGTCCGCACCGCCCTCCTGGTGAGCTTCGGCATCACTATTGTCGGCACGGCGATCTCGATGGTGGTCTCGATCCTGTGCGCCTACGGCCTGTCGCGGTCAAACTCGTTCGGGCACCGGTTCATCCTGGTGCTGCTGATCATCACGATGTTCGTCAGCGGCGGCCTCATCCCGACCTTCCTGGTGGTGACCGGGCTGGGCGGCTACGGGCAGTGGTGGGCGCTGATCCTGCCCGGCGCGGTCTCGGTCTTCAACATCCTGATCCTGCGTTCCTTCTACTCGAGCACCGCGGCCGAGCTGATCGACGCGGCCCGGATCGACGGCGGCAGCGAGTGGCGGATCCTCTGGTCGATCGTCCTGCCCACCTCGCGGGCGGTGACCGCGGTGATCTCCCTGTTCTACGCAGTCGGCTACTGGAACTCCTTCTTCAACGTCATGCTCTACATGCCGACCGAAAGTGAGAAGTGGCCGCTGCAGTACGTGCTGCTGACCTACGTCAACCGCGGCGTCGGCATGCCCGGCTCGGTCAACTCCGGCTTCGGCATGGAGCACGCGCAGACCGCCCCGCTTTCGCTGCAGATGGCCGTGGTGGTCCTGACCCTGGTGCCGCTCGTGATCGTCTACCCCTTCGTGCAGAAGCACTTCCGCACCGGCGTCCTGACCGGCGCCATCAAGGGCTGA
- a CDS encoding LacI family DNA-binding transcriptional regulator, protein MVTIADVAKAAGVSPSTVSYALSGKRRVSAEIRRRVERSVRELGYHPNAGARALAGKRSHIMALAVPLRTDVYVPIMLEIATSVTVAARKHGYDVLLITNDEGPDGIRRLATSGLADGVILMDVELDDKRIPTLGDLRTQAALIGLPDDPRGLSCVDHDFSAAGALCADHLADLGHRDVAFIGYGSGIYRRHAGYAERTLAGFRARAKERGLRFLHRTCEGTYEGTAGTLGRILSDRPHTTGFVVQNEGAIGPLISLLRTSGRTVPEDASVIALCPEHLAEQQAPALTAVTGPAKELGRIAVEQVVSRITTSMRGEQPTDELVLLAPALTIRESTGPAPQQSRPR, encoded by the coding sequence ATGGTGACCATCGCCGATGTGGCCAAGGCGGCGGGCGTCTCCCCGAGCACGGTCAGCTATGCGCTCAGCGGTAAGCGCCGGGTCTCCGCCGAGATCCGGCGGCGCGTCGAGCGTTCCGTGCGCGAGCTCGGGTATCACCCGAACGCGGGTGCCCGGGCACTGGCGGGCAAGCGCTCGCACATCATGGCCCTGGCAGTGCCGCTCCGCACCGACGTGTACGTGCCGATCATGCTGGAGATAGCCACCTCCGTCACCGTGGCCGCCCGCAAGCATGGCTACGACGTCCTGCTGATCACCAACGACGAGGGCCCCGACGGTATCCGCCGCCTCGCGACGAGCGGCCTGGCCGACGGCGTCATCCTCATGGACGTCGAGCTGGATGACAAGCGCATCCCGACGCTGGGAGACCTGCGGACCCAGGCGGCGCTCATCGGCCTGCCCGACGACCCCCGAGGGCTGTCCTGCGTCGACCACGACTTCTCCGCCGCCGGCGCGCTGTGCGCCGATCATCTGGCCGACCTGGGCCACCGTGACGTCGCCTTCATCGGTTACGGCTCAGGTATCTACCGGCGGCACGCGGGATACGCCGAGCGCACCCTCGCAGGGTTCCGCGCGCGTGCGAAGGAGCGCGGTCTGCGTTTCCTGCACCGTACTTGCGAGGGAACCTATGAGGGCACCGCAGGTACGCTCGGCCGCATCCTGTCCGATAGGCCTCACACGACCGGCTTCGTAGTGCAGAACGAGGGAGCCATCGGGCCGCTGATCAGCCTCCTGCGCACCAGCGGGCGCACCGTTCCCGAGGACGCGTCGGTGATCGCCCTGTGCCCCGAGCACCTGGCTGAGCAGCAGGCACCGGCCCTCACAGCGGTGACCGGCCCGGCGAAGGAGCTCGGCCGGATCGCTGTCGAGCAGGTCGTGTCCCGGATCACCACGTCCATGCGCGGCGAGCAGCCCACGGACGAACTGGTGCTGCTCGCCCCCGCCCTGACCATCCGGGAGAGCACCGGCCCGGCCCCGCAGCAGAGCCGTCCCCGGTGA
- a CDS encoding cellulase family glycosylhydrolase has product MRKTPLSRAASLLIALISVVGLVSSPTAASADKGVRSAMDVVAAMQPGWNLGNTLDAFPDETSWGNPPATKALFDTIRAQGFRSVRIPVTWTDHQSATAPYTIDAKWMNRVKEVVDLALASGLYVLINVHHDSWQWISKMPTNHDEVMARFDASWTQIAGAFRDAPSKVLFESVNEPQFDNATDEAKMSLLAELNRSFHAIVRGSGGRNADRILVLPTVHTSADQKYLDGLASEITALNDKNLAATVHFYGYWPFSVNIAGVTTLDETTQQDLIGYFDRSAKTFVDRGIPVIVGEYGLLSFDVDPNAVQQGEKLKFFELLGHQARINKLTTMWWDNGQHLNRQTLREWTDPGLFAQIKSSFTTRSGTTSSDSIFLPKSGAIEARTLTLNLNGTSFRGLWQGATRLHPGRDYTVSGDQLTLTAEALTRLAGDRSHGVNATIQARFSSGIPWKIYVISYDTPVLSNASGTTESLTIPTRFNGDRVATMEATYADGTNAAPHDWTSYKEYGRTYSPDYAGDSIRLLKDFLGVMREGAPLTLTFHFWSGAKVTYQVTRSGDTVTGIAS; this is encoded by the coding sequence ATGAGGAAAACCCCCCTCTCGCGCGCGGCGAGCCTCCTCATCGCGCTGATCAGCGTAGTGGGGCTGGTCAGCAGCCCCACCGCGGCCTCGGCCGACAAGGGCGTCCGCAGCGCGATGGACGTCGTGGCGGCGATGCAGCCCGGCTGGAACCTGGGCAACACGCTGGACGCGTTCCCCGACGAGACCTCATGGGGCAACCCGCCGGCCACCAAGGCCCTGTTCGACACCATCCGTGCCCAGGGCTTCCGTAGCGTCCGCATCCCCGTCACCTGGACCGACCACCAGTCCGCCACCGCGCCGTACACCATCGACGCGAAGTGGATGAACCGGGTGAAGGAGGTCGTCGACCTGGCGCTCGCCTCCGGCCTCTACGTCCTGATCAACGTCCACCACGACTCGTGGCAGTGGATCTCCAAGATGCCCACCAACCACGACGAGGTGATGGCCCGCTTCGACGCCTCGTGGACCCAGATCGCCGGCGCATTCCGTGACGCGCCGAGCAAGGTGCTCTTCGAGAGCGTCAACGAGCCGCAGTTCGACAACGCCACCGACGAGGCGAAGATGAGCCTCCTCGCCGAGCTCAACCGCTCCTTCCACGCCATCGTCCGCGGCTCGGGCGGCCGCAACGCCGATCGGATCCTCGTCCTGCCCACCGTGCACACCAGCGCGGACCAGAAGTACCTGGACGGACTCGCCAGCGAGATCACCGCGCTGAACGACAAGAACCTGGCCGCGACCGTCCACTTCTACGGCTACTGGCCGTTCAGCGTGAACATCGCCGGAGTCACCACCCTCGACGAGACGACCCAGCAGGACCTGATCGGCTACTTCGACCGGTCGGCCAAGACCTTCGTCGACCGCGGCATCCCGGTGATCGTCGGTGAATACGGCCTGCTCAGCTTCGACGTGGACCCGAACGCCGTCCAGCAGGGCGAGAAACTGAAGTTCTTCGAGCTGCTGGGTCACCAGGCGCGGATCAACAAGCTCACCACGATGTGGTGGGACAACGGCCAGCACCTCAACCGGCAGACCCTGCGGGAGTGGACGGACCCCGGCCTGTTCGCCCAGATCAAGTCGAGCTTCACCACCCGTTCCGGCACCACTTCCAGTGACTCGATCTTCTTGCCGAAGTCGGGCGCGATCGAAGCCCGGACGCTCACCCTGAACCTGAACGGGACCTCGTTCCGCGGGCTCTGGCAGGGCGCCACCAGGCTTCACCCGGGCCGGGACTACACGGTCTCCGGCGACCAGCTCACGCTCACGGCGGAGGCCCTCACCCGGCTGGCAGGCGACCGGTCCCACGGCGTCAACGCGACGATCCAGGCCCGGTTCTCCTCGGGAATCCCGTGGAAGATCTATGTGATCAGCTACGACACGCCGGTCCTGTCGAACGCGAGCGGCACCACGGAGTCGCTGACCATCCCCACCCGGTTCAACGGTGACCGGGTCGCCACGATGGAGGCCACGTACGCCGACGGCACCAACGCCGCACCCCACGACTGGACGTCCTACAAGGAGTACGGCAGGACCTACTCCCCCGACTACGCCGGCGACTCCATCCGCCTCCTCAAGGACTTCCTTGGCGTCATGCGCGAGGGCGCGCCCCTGACGCTCACGTTCCACTTCTGGAGTGGCGCGAAGGTCACCTACCAGGTGACCAGGTCCGGCGACACGGTCACCGGCATCGCGTCCTGA
- a CDS encoding glycoside hydrolase family 43 protein, protein MSDLTPSPVVAGFHPDPSICRAGDDYYVVCSSFEYFPGVPVFHSRDLVRWTQIGNVLDRPSQLRLSAETPSSAGVYAPTIRYHDGRFWLIVTIVTAEGLNNMLYTATDPAGPWSDPIRLPGVPGIDPDLAWDEDGTCWCTFAGVGQVRIDPRTGETFGEPHKLWSGTPGAAAPEAPHLYRIGEYWYLLIAEGGTERGHGVSIARGPAPDGPFEPCPGNPILTHRSTTHPVQNTGHADLVQAPDGSWWMVLLGVRPGGGTPGWHVLGRETFLAPVTWVDGWPVIGELVPGVPNASNRDDFDLTELQACWISVRSRPAELCTTKERAGWLTLRARGASLDEPDVTFLGRRPQHLRWRARTMIDPAQGRGGLAVRLDEGHHYEIEAGDGQVRVVARVGSVRTVVAGHPAPAGSLVLAVQTDEPLPPHGPRSAPDALSFGVETEAGALTVLASLDGRYLSTEVAGGFTGRVVGMYAATGAVHFDWFDYEGRP, encoded by the coding sequence GTGTCAGACCTTACCCCCAGTCCAGTCGTCGCCGGGTTCCATCCGGACCCGAGCATCTGCCGTGCCGGCGACGACTACTACGTCGTCTGCTCCAGCTTCGAGTACTTCCCCGGCGTGCCCGTCTTCCACTCCCGCGACCTGGTGCGGTGGACGCAGATCGGCAACGTCCTGGATCGGCCGAGCCAGCTGCGCCTGTCGGCTGAAACCCCCTCGTCGGCCGGGGTCTACGCGCCCACGATCCGCTACCACGACGGGCGGTTCTGGCTGATCGTCACCATCGTGACCGCCGAGGGCCTCAACAACATGCTGTACACCGCCACCGACCCCGCCGGACCATGGTCGGACCCGATCCGGCTGCCCGGCGTCCCCGGAATCGACCCCGATCTGGCCTGGGACGAGGACGGCACGTGCTGGTGCACGTTCGCCGGGGTCGGGCAGGTGCGCATCGATCCGCGGACGGGCGAGACGTTCGGAGAGCCGCACAAGCTCTGGTCCGGCACCCCTGGCGCCGCCGCCCCGGAGGCGCCGCACCTCTACCGGATCGGCGAGTACTGGTACCTGCTTATCGCCGAGGGTGGCACCGAGCGGGGCCACGGGGTGTCGATCGCCCGCGGTCCCGCGCCCGACGGGCCGTTCGAGCCCTGCCCCGGCAACCCGATCCTGACGCACCGCAGCACCACACACCCGGTGCAGAACACCGGCCACGCGGATCTCGTCCAGGCTCCCGACGGATCCTGGTGGATGGTCCTTCTCGGGGTACGGCCCGGCGGGGGCACTCCTGGCTGGCACGTCCTGGGCCGCGAGACCTTCCTCGCCCCAGTGACCTGGGTGGACGGCTGGCCTGTCATCGGCGAGCTCGTGCCCGGCGTGCCGAACGCATCGAACAGGGACGACTTCGACCTGACCGAGCTCCAGGCGTGCTGGATCTCGGTGCGGAGCCGCCCGGCGGAGCTCTGCACCACGAAGGAGCGGGCCGGCTGGCTGACGCTCCGCGCCCGCGGCGCCTCCTTGGACGAGCCCGACGTGACCTTCCTCGGCCGCCGCCCGCAGCACCTGAGGTGGCGCGCCCGCACCATGATCGACCCCGCACAGGGCCGTGGCGGCCTGGCCGTCCGGCTCGACGAGGGACACCACTACGAGATCGAGGCTGGAGACGGGCAGGTGCGGGTAGTCGCCCGCGTCGGTTCGGTGCGGACGGTGGTGGCCGGGCATCCGGCGCCCGCCGGCTCGCTGGTGCTGGCTGTCCAGACGGACGAACCGCTGCCGCCGCACGGCCCGCGCTCCGCGCCCGACGCACTCTCGTTCGGCGTCGAGACCGAGGCCGGCGCCCTCACCGTGCTCGCCTCCCTCGACGGCCGGTACCTCTCCACCGAGGTGGCGGGCGGCTTCACCGGTCGGGTGGTCGGCATGTACGCCGCGACCGGCGCCGTGCATTTCGACTGGTTCGACTACGAGGGCAGGCCATGA
- a CDS encoding beta-galactosidase: protein MTTRHLIDRLGGLAFGGDYNPEQWDEPVWKEDDTLMRRARVNLATVGVFSWALLEPEEGRYDFAWLDAHLDRLHANGVAVDLATPTASPPPWFTLAHPDALPVAPDGTRLTHGSRDTYCLAAPAYRNAAVRIATALAERYGDHPAVAMWHVHNEYTTLCWCDHTAVAFRDWLRARHDSLEALNEAWGTTFWSQRYSAWEQVLPPRVTQWHRNPGQALDFRRFWSDTVLAAYREQRDAIRARSGRPVTTNMMLPGYQNLDLWALGREVDLVTIDHYPSAPGLDAAADTAFGADRARSFAGGRPWLLMEQGTSTVYDGDRILGKEPGEILRHTLGHIARGSEGALFFQWRQSRAGAEQWHSAMLPHAGADSRIFREVQAAGEAVARLGELAGSVVTAQVAVLHDSDAWWALEADGLPSADLDYHATLRRAHRALWDAGATVDFAHPEHDLSRYRLVVAPALFLLTDAGAANLRRYVADGGTLLVQYCNGFVDDRLHARLGGYPAMPLREALGIRVEEHRPLRRDERIVLSDGTHGTIWSESLRTEGAEALVTYTHGMLAGKPALTRHHFGAGRGWYLSTRLDDPPYAVLIGGLLDETGVNPELPGLESVTRHAPDGTRWQFVLNHDAYAVSLPEPAHDLLTGAPVDELPPGGCAVLKHGKSQ, encoded by the coding sequence ATGACGACCCGCCACCTGATCGACCGGCTCGGCGGCCTCGCCTTCGGCGGCGACTACAACCCCGAGCAGTGGGACGAACCGGTCTGGAAGGAAGACGACACGCTGATGCGCCGCGCCAGGGTCAACCTGGCCACCGTGGGCGTCTTCTCCTGGGCTCTGCTGGAGCCGGAGGAGGGCCGTTACGACTTCGCCTGGCTCGACGCCCATCTCGACCGGCTCCACGCCAACGGCGTGGCCGTGGACCTGGCCACCCCCACCGCCTCCCCGCCACCGTGGTTCACCCTGGCCCACCCGGACGCCCTGCCGGTCGCACCGGACGGCACCCGGCTCACCCACGGCAGCCGCGACACCTACTGTCTGGCCGCCCCTGCCTACCGCAACGCTGCGGTGCGCATCGCCACGGCCCTCGCCGAGCGCTACGGCGACCACCCGGCGGTCGCGATGTGGCACGTGCACAACGAGTACACCACGCTCTGCTGGTGCGACCACACCGCCGTCGCCTTCCGGGACTGGTTGCGTGCCCGCCACGACTCACTTGAGGCGCTCAACGAGGCGTGGGGCACGACCTTCTGGAGCCAGCGCTACAGCGCCTGGGAGCAGGTGCTGCCTCCGCGGGTCACCCAGTGGCACCGCAATCCCGGCCAAGCCCTGGACTTCCGGCGCTTCTGGTCCGACACGGTCCTCGCCGCGTACCGGGAACAGCGCGACGCGATCCGCGCTCGCAGCGGCCGACCGGTGACGACCAACATGATGCTCCCGGGCTATCAGAACCTTGACCTTTGGGCCTTGGGCCGGGAGGTCGACCTGGTCACCATCGACCACTACCCGAGCGCGCCGGGTCTGGACGCCGCCGCGGACACCGCCTTCGGCGCCGACCGCGCCCGCTCCTTCGCGGGCGGCCGTCCCTGGCTGCTGATGGAGCAGGGCACCAGCACCGTCTACGACGGCGACCGCATTCTGGGCAAGGAGCCGGGCGAGATCCTGCGTCACACGCTCGGCCACATCGCCCGCGGCTCGGAGGGCGCACTGTTCTTCCAGTGGCGGCAGTCCCGTGCCGGGGCCGAGCAGTGGCATTCGGCGATGCTCCCCCACGCAGGCGCGGACAGCAGGATCTTCCGTGAGGTCCAGGCGGCCGGAGAGGCCGTCGCACGTCTTGGCGAGCTCGCGGGGTCGGTGGTCACCGCGCAGGTGGCCGTGCTGCACGACTCGGACGCCTGGTGGGCGCTGGAGGCCGACGGCCTGCCGTCGGCGGACCTCGACTATCACGCGACCCTGCGCCGCGCCCACCGGGCACTGTGGGACGCCGGCGCCACGGTCGACTTCGCCCACCCCGAACACGACCTCAGCCGTTACCGGCTCGTCGTCGCTCCAGCCCTGTTCCTGCTCACCGACGCCGGTGCCGCGAACCTGCGCCGCTACGTCGCAGACGGCGGGACGCTGCTCGTCCAATACTGCAACGGGTTCGTCGACGACCGCCTCCATGCCCGCCTCGGCGGCTACCCCGCCATGCCGCTGCGCGAAGCGCTGGGCATTCGCGTCGAGGAACACCGGCCGCTACGGCGGGACGAGCGGATCGTCCTGTCGGACGGCACACACGGCACCATCTGGAGCGAGTCCCTGCGCACTGAAGGCGCCGAGGCGTTGGTCACCTACACCCACGGCATGCTCGCAGGGAAGCCCGCGCTGACGCGCCATCACTTCGGCGCGGGCCGGGGATGGTACCTCTCGACGCGTCTCGACGATCCGCCGTACGCCGTGCTGATCGGCGGACTTCTCGACGAGACCGGGGTCAACCCCGAACTTCCCGGCCTCGAATCCGTCACCCGGCACGCTCCGGACGGCACCCGGTGGCAGTTCGTCCTGAACCACGACGCCTACGCCGTCAGCCTGCCCGAGCCCGCCCACGACCTGCTGACGGGCGCTCCCGTGGACGAGCTGCCACCAGGCGGCTGCGCCGTACTGAAGCATGGGAAGAGCCAGTGA